The Gloeobacter violaceus PCC 7421 DNA window GCCGAAGCTAGCCCGGGTACCCGCCGAATTTATCTACGAACCCTGGAGGGCGCCCCTGTTGGTCCAGAAGCAGGCGGGCTGCGTCGTGGGCCGCGACTATCCGGATCCCATCGTCGATCACGAACAGGCCAAGGCCTGCAACCTTGAACGGATGCGACTGGCCTACGAGCAGAACGCCAAAGGTGGCTGAGCGCTTAGAGCGGTTTTCGGGTGCTTGCTACACACCTCATCTTCTAAAGCGCTTGCCGGGAGCACGTTTCAAAACGTGGCTATGTAGTGTCGGGCTGCGAACCGCTCTAGGAAGGAAATTGCTCGGCGTAGATTTCGACCAGAATTTGCAATGCCCCCGGGCGCACCTCGAATTCGAGCAGCTTCAAGGACATGCCTTCGAGTTCAAAATTGCTGATGTTCCCCAAGTCGTTGGCTTTTTGCAATAGACCCTGAGTGAGTTGAGGTGAGAGCGCTTCGCCTTCGGGGTACTGCACATCCTCCAGACGGATGCGGTTGGACTGCCTGTCACCCACCATATGGGCATCGAAGGTGACTTCGCGCTCTTCGCGGGTCTGGTGAATGAGAATGAGTGCCCGCATGCGGATGCGCTCGCCCCCGGGTAGTTTCACCTCGACGCGCCGGGTGTCGACGGTGAGTTGCTGACCGTCCGCCTGCACCTGCATATTCTTGAGCATGCCGAGGATGTATTCGGAATTGAAGGAGCGGTTGATATCCGCCTCGGTGAGCAGCACGCGGCAGGTGGCCTCGGTGGGGCGCTCCAGTTCGATTTTGCCCATCGCCGCCGCCAGCGGGTTGATCGAGATGCGTCCCACCTCGATCTCCATCTTCTCGACGCGCAGGTTCTTCTGCATCACCAGCCCTTCGCCCTCGACGGTGACCGAATCGACCTCACCGGTGATCAGCTTGAGCGGGTTGGTCTTGATGGAGACATCCATGTTCTCCACTTCGCGAAGTTGGCTTGACAGGCCAATCTCGGCCACTTTATTGAGCGCCTGTTCCCCAAGTCCTGCCGTGTCCTCGGCCATGGTGTCGCCTTCCGGTAATCGTTTCGAGGTCCACTGTAGGTGCTCACTGCGCGACGGGAGAGAGCACCAGGATAGACAAAGGTGGCCAGGCGTCTCCCTCCTGCGGGGGAAGGTTTCTTACTAACGCACCCACTCGCGCGAGCGCTCGACCGCCCGCTGCCAGACTGCGTAGTGCGCCTGCAGAACAAGTTGCCGTTCGCCCGATTCGAAGACGCGGTCGATGGGACGGGCAGCTACCAATTCGGCGTAGTCGCCCCAGAAGCCGGTCCCCAAGCCGGCGGCAAAGGCGGCGCCCTGGGCGGTGGTGTCGATGAGCTGCGGCCGTTCGACCGGCACCCCGAGCACGTCCGCCTGCAACTGCATCAGCAAGTTGTTGCGCACCGCACCGCCGTCCACTTTGAGCCGGGTGAGGGGCGTGCCCATGTCGGCGGCGAGGGCGTCGGTCACCTCCCGAGTCTGAAAGGCGATGGCTTCGAGCACCGCCCTTGCTATCTGGCCCCGCCCGCTGCCGCGCGTGAGGCCAATCAGCAACCCCCGCGCCCCCATATCCCAGTGGGGAGCCCCCAGACCACTCAGGGCGGGGACAAAATAGACTCCGCCGCTGTCGGGGACGCTCGCGGCAAGCGCCTCACTCTCATCGGCAGTCTCGATGATCCCGAGGCCGTCGCGCAGCCACTGCACGCTCGCCCCGGTCGTAAACAGCGCCCCCTCCAGCGCGTAGCCGGTGGAGGTGCGGTCGCTCCAGGCGACGGTAGTCAACAGTTGGTGGCGCGAGCGGATGGGGCGGTCGCCCGTGTGGGCCACCAGAAAAGAGCCCGTGCCGTAGGTGCATTTGACCAGGCCCGGCCGGTCGCAGCCGTGGGCAAACAGAGCCGCCTGCTGATCGCCCAGAATGCCCGCGATCGGCGCACTGTAACCCAAAACCCGCACGTCGGTCTCGGCGAGTACCCCGAGGGAAGGCTTGATCGCAGGCAAAATTTCCGCCGGGATGGCCAGAAGCTCCAACAGCTCCGGATCCCAGTCGCGGGTGTGCAAATTGAACAGCATCGTGCGCGAGGCGTTACTGGTGTCGGTGGCGTGCACCCGCCCGCCGGTGAGCTTCCAGATAATCCAGCTGTCGATGGTGCCCGCTTTGAGGCCGGGATAGTAGGGCCGGCGGTGGGCCAGCAACCAGGCCAGTTTGGTGGCCGAAAAATAGGCGTCGATCACCAGACCGGTGCGCTGCCGGATAGGGGCTTCCCAGCCTTCGGCGCGCAATTTCTGGCAAAGTGCGGCGGTGCGGCGGTCCTGCCAGACGATCGCGTTGCCGTGGGGGGTGCCGGTGGCCGCGTCCCACAACAGGCACGTCTCGCGCTGGTTGGTGAGGCCGACCGCGGCGATGCGCGCTGCACTTTGCGCCTGGACCTCGGCCACTACTTCGCAGGTAAGCTGCCAGATTGTCTGCGGGTCGTGCTCGACCCAGCCCGGCTGCGGGTAGATCTGCGGCACTTCCCGGTAGGCTCCTGCCGCCACCGCCCCGGACGGGTCGAACAGCAGCGCCCGGATGCCCGTCGTCCCCAGATCGAGGGCCAGAATCGCCCCGCTCACAGCAGCACCCGCGGAGGCAAAAACCACACCAACCGCCCCTGGTCCTGGGGATGGAGCAGGTCGATGCGCACCACCCCCGCCTTTTTGATGTCGAACCCCTGCCGGAAGCTCCCCCAAAGCAAAGTCTCCGCCCACGATCCAAGATCGGGCTGATGACCCACCAGCCCCACCGCCTGCAGCTCGGGATTGGCCTCCAGCCAGACGCGCAGATCCGACAGAGCGCCGCCTGGGGCCAGAGGAGCGAAGCGCTCCAGGCGCGGCGCGACGCCTTCGTCGATCAAAATCTCGGCCGTCTGGTGCGCGCGCACGAGGGGGCTGGTGAGCACGATTTGCAGTTTCACGTCCAGTTCAGCCAGACGCCGGGCGATGCGGCGCGTTTTTTTGCGCCCCTCGTCTGTGAGCATCCGCTCGTCGTCGTTGTCGCGCGTACCACGCTCCTCGGCGATGCCATGCCGCAGGATAAGAAGATCCATCGAAGCCCTTCCGGTCGTACCGGCACAATGAGCTAATATATCCCCGTGCAACTGGGTTACACCATGAATTTTTCCGGAGCCATGCTTTTCCGGTTGGTCGCCTCGGCCCTCGCCGCCCTCGTTTTTTTGTTCCAGGCGTCTTTCGCCTTTGCCCTTTCTGAAGATCAGCTTGTCGCCAAGCTCAACCTTGTCCCGGTCTTCACCATCGCCGACGCCAAGAACACCCCGCTGCTGCTGGTTCCCAAAAACGACAAGAACACGGCGGTCTTGAACTTCTACCTGGACCCGGCCCTGGCCAAACAGGCGATGCAGGTGGTAAAGACCCAGAACCCCGACAAGAACAAGACCTACCGGGTAGCAATCACCAGCCTCGGCCAGGCCTACAAAGTCGCCAAAGACGAACAAAAGAAACAGAGCGCCAAGGTGCGCTTTCAGTTTCTGAGCAGTCCCAAAAGCGTCGAGTATGCTACCGAGTTCTTCCGCAAAAAGGATCCCAACTTCAAGATGTTTCAAGGGGTGCCGGTGTTCTTTCTTTCCGGTGGCTCGGGCAACGGTATTCTGACGCTCAAGCGCGACGGTCAGGAGTACCTGCCGATGTTTTTCTCGGAGGTGGACCTGCAGCGTAACCTGCTTGAGCTGCGTAAAGTGCGCTCCGATCTGCCCAAGAACCTCTCCGTCGAAGCGACCACCCTCGATTCGATCGTCGGCACGATATTGAACGGCAAAAACGACAA harbors:
- a CDS encoding LmeA family phospholipid-binding protein yields the protein MAEDTAGLGEQALNKVAEIGLSSQLREVENMDVSIKTNPLKLITGEVDSVTVEGEGLVMQKNLRVEKMEIEVGRISINPLAAAMGKIELERPTEATCRVLLTEADINRSFNSEYILGMLKNMQVQADGQQLTVDTRRVEVKLPGGERIRMRALILIHQTREEREVTFDAHMVGDRQSNRIRLEDVQYPEGEALSPQLTQGLLQKANDLGNISNFELEGMSLKLLEFEVRPGALQILVEIYAEQFPS
- the glpK gene encoding glycerol kinase GlpK, which gives rise to MVFASAGAAVSGAILALDLGTTGIRALLFDPSGAVAAGAYREVPQIYPQPGWVEHDPQTIWQLTCEVVAEVQAQSAARIAAVGLTNQRETCLLWDAATGTPHGNAIVWQDRRTAALCQKLRAEGWEAPIRQRTGLVIDAYFSATKLAWLLAHRRPYYPGLKAGTIDSWIIWKLTGGRVHATDTSNASRTMLFNLHTRDWDPELLELLAIPAEILPAIKPSLGVLAETDVRVLGYSAPIAGILGDQQAALFAHGCDRPGLVKCTYGTGSFLVAHTGDRPIRSRHQLLTTVAWSDRTSTGYALEGALFTTGASVQWLRDGLGIIETADESEALAASVPDSGGVYFVPALSGLGAPHWDMGARGLLIGLTRGSGRGQIARAVLEAIAFQTREVTDALAADMGTPLTRLKVDGGAVRNNLLMQLQADVLGVPVERPQLIDTTAQGAAFAAGLGTGFWGDYAELVAARPIDRVFESGERQLVLQAHYAVWQRAVERSREWVR
- the sixA gene encoding phosphohistidine phosphatase SixA, yielding MDLLILRHGIAEERGTRDNDDERMLTDEGRKKTRRIARRLAELDVKLQIVLTSPLVRAHQTAEILIDEGVAPRLERFAPLAPGGALSDLRVWLEANPELQAVGLVGHQPDLGSWAETLLWGSFRQGFDIKKAGVVRIDLLHPQDQGRLVWFLPPRVLL
- a CDS encoding Tic22 family protein, yielding MNFSGAMLFRLVASALAALVFLFQASFAFALSEDQLVAKLNLVPVFTIADAKNTPLLLVPKNDKNTAVLNFYLDPALAKQAMQVVKTQNPDKNKTYRVAITSLGQAYKVAKDEQKKQSAKVRFQFLSSPKSVEYATEFFRKKDPNFKMFQGVPVFFLSGGSGNGILTLKRDGQEYLPMFFSEVDLQRNLLELRKVRSDLPKNLSVEATTLDSIVGTILNGKNDNDSQKITFVPAKDALDYAKTVQKDAKPK